The Myripristis murdjan chromosome 17, fMyrMur1.1, whole genome shotgun sequence DNA segment ttcaaactgacagctgtattttgtattctgctgtcagctgtgttacagtacagtagagctgattgaaggaatctactcatttgggcagaagttgagttgttttagggaaatattggcttttgctacttacTGTACAATATGTaaacaatatgtaactatgtaaattgtcaaaaaaaaaaatatgactgcagtgcacacaggaaaaagtaaagtggaacctgctcagactgaaaagggtgtgttgcattctggtgttgagtatgaagtgagtgagtggctggattagttgtattgggcggtgacaaaatgtgcttttgctgcatgtttgaaatgttttgtcatggtgagagccttttgcaaacaaaatgtgttattttgggaagagcgcctctcagtaggccgatggatttactgttttaagactgagaggtggacatgagggatatttcaatggtcctctgccatagtgacaaaacatctaaacattttgacttgcagtgcttacacagtgccaaagggacgatgcattttggggggcactgactatttatatgagaaggaaacttcattttgacacataAGTGAACTGTTTTGGAAGAGAAATGAGCTTTTGCAAGTGagctatggtgttgtgctgaactgtaagactgttttgccaaatgatcttgaagttttgagaatgtaatttcggtttcaagaaatgacccaaaccaatggagaaaaactgtattaTTGTAGGgctaggttttgtttttgttctgtgtgtgtatatataatccagcaggaaaaaaatcccaaagttGTGACTTTCaaatttaggggaaaaaaattaaaggggATTTTGATCATAGTTTTATATCGGTTTAATTAATTCAcacactacaaaataaaagcctgctccagtgtttcagagggttaaagagATATGCAGCCtaatttgttgtgtgtgtgtgtgtgtgtgtgttttgtgagctCACAGTggccttgacctttgacctccaaaTTCTAGTCAGTTGATACTTGAGTCCAAATTGATGTTTGTCTGAAAAATCtgaagaaattccctcaagATCATgagaatgagacagacagacagaaaataaataaataaataaataaagcctcaAGTCACGGCTGTCGCCAGCACAGAGGCATAAAATCATTCATGTCTtgagtttttttaaattgatctGTAATGGAGAGTTTAGCCTGATGGGAGGGGGTTGGATTTGCTTTACAAACTGCCAGTGACCCGGCAAAGTTAGTTCACATTTCtgagagaaacaaatgaaatcctctgcttcctctgtcaGCTTCCTTCTCGGCGGAGCTTGCTGCTGCTCGCGCTCGGCCTCACACAGTTTTACACACTCCTTCGTCTGGTGTGGGAAAAAGGCGAAACTCTCACCTGCTGCTCCTCGTCTCTCTTCCAGATGGTCACGCTGACCACAGCGGTGAGGGGGAGCTCGCTGAACGACACCTGAAGACCGCCGCCCACCGCTGCCAGGAACGCTGCACAGAGAGACGTTTGCTTTGAGCTTTCCATGTCATCACTTGATTTTTACCTGCTCGCtccttttggtgtgtgtgtgtgtgtgtgtgtgtgtgtgtgtgtgtgtctgtgtgtctgtgtctataaGAAAGTGAGTGATACTggaattttaatatttataatataatataatttaatgaataaataaaaagtagcaCTCCAAAATTAGTTGTCTGTGCTGCAACTTCTGAGGCCCAGTCTGCATTGATCAGGAGAAATCTGaagaaacaaaatgtttcactggaattcagcagcaggATGTTTGGGATCTtgggaaaccttgggatctccactagaagtTAGACTAAAGTTCTGTTGGTTAGAATAAAGCAGCATGCTTTTGAAACAACAAACCCACCAGCTGGACTGGTTAAACTGAAGGGGTTAAAAATGAAGACCCTGTTAATGTCTTGGCAGAAAGGCTAGGGCCTGACAATATGCTCTCAGGCTGTTTGCATGAaattatttacagaaaaaaaaaactgcactgttTATGTGAAAAATGCTGTTTGTCGGCTTTAACAATGTTAATCTAGTGGCATGTTCTTCACAACCACTGCtttgacaaaacattttttcaaaattccTAAATCATATCTGTTGGATTACATGGTATGGCTATAGACCCTTTGGTGAGGTCAGGTCTTCACCTTTTGCTGAAATAAATGCACAATACTAGACTAGCTTAATCAATACAGTGAAAGCCTTAATATCCAAACCTAACATcctaacaaagaaaaataaaagataagtCATATACCATGGATTCTTCCTCACCAGAAGGAGTCTGGAAAAACCGAGAGTGCTATCTCCCTACACTGTCCGGCTACAGGCCTTTCTCCCTGCGCCCTCTAAGTGCCTATTTCTCCCTCATCTTCTCATAGCTGGACATCTGTTTCCTTTCAATTCCTTCTCAGAGTTGCAAAAGGTTTAAAAGTTTCTGAACAGAAATCTCCTGCCTTTTCCTCAGTGACTGACCTGAGGTTAACATGTCACCACAggcatgataataataatgtgcttcattaatttgattgattgattgataattcTTAAAACCATATAACAGTAGTCACAAAGATAATTGATGGCCTATATCAAGTTACTTCTACTCTTTCCCAGCCTTCCTTTTGCCTTGTCTATACCATCATTTTTCAACCTGTGATCTGCAGTCCCCTGGTGGTTCATGAAGGAATTACAGGTATGGATTCAGTAATGGTGTGTGAATGCTGGAACAAATTTCTCttagtcaagtcaaatttatttctgtagcatatttaaaacaatatgagttgaccaaagtgcttttcaaacaaaaccacagcaaaagaaagaaacagagaaatcaTGCATATACCCAAAGATGAGTAACATATTTCCATGTATTACTTCTAATTTATGGACactcaaattcattcaaatataCAACACTAGACTCTTGGGATGTCTTCAACACTACCACTGACAGCAGCCTAcgcgctgaggcagattcagcaccacggacagcacctgctgaggtggattcagcaccacggacagtccctgctgaggcggattcagcaccacggacagtccctgctgaggcggattcagcactaTGGACAGTTGcctacctgtcagattttccactgagatgtgcggctataactttgttgctgttattaatgcattaacgtcatcagttattaattagcctattaatcgatattaatttgtttagtctttatgagttgcccaggccactgatttaattaatttgtcaatttgtttgcatctgtacattgaaatgaacatttaataaatcaacacatctatgaaaactgtcatctttatttcagaggtaaactgataacagcctgaaaaggtgattatataactctgttcagccttaatgtgactgcttactgtcgttacttttgctgctcagccacattaatcagagctgacaaattggagtgacacacccccagctgaaataaaacatctgcctgtgagtttattaaaagacagatgtttgttctggcgCCAACattggaaagcagtagcctgtatttaaatataactgttaatataagttggttgtagataaaaatcatctgtgttggtgagtcgttgtcacagcacctgttagcttaaaaatgactgagaagtcggcagaagtataactatcagagaaggaaatagagagaaagagaatgagaggcTTCATTAATTCTCTTaccaacagctgaaaaaaaaatctatccatctattttctatattctatctattttattctcatttgaTATTGCCAAGAGGTGATTTTGCCAGCATGTTTTCTAAATTTACagatttgtgtctgtgtgtgtctgtgtgtctgtgtgtgtgtgcatattctgTTTCTATCTGTTTCATTGTAAGTGGACTGGTTGTGTATACAATGCTTTCAAACTTGACAGATTCCTTCAGTTATCAAGTGAAGCTTCTACCAGCTGAGGCTTACAGCCAAAGCTAAagcctgttttatttcaaaaggCTTAGAGAAGGTGATATATGCTTTTATACGTCTCCGCTGGACTACTGGAACTCCTTGTATGTAGGCTTGGAACAGTCATCCCTTCCACGCCTGCAAATGgttcaaaatgcagctgctggCCTCTCAACAGGCACCACATCACACCAGTGCTGAGGTCTctccactggcttcctgttCACTACAGgatcaattttcaattttatttttagcttttaaAGCTTTAAATGGGTTGGCACCTCTTTACTTGAGTGAGCTACTTCATGCTTATGCTCCAGCCAGAGCACTAAGGTCGACCAACCAACAGCTCCCGGACGAGCCCAAGACAAGACTAAAACCTAGCAGTGATCGAGCTTTCATGGCAGCTGCTCCTAATTTATGGACTCACCACTTCACAGGAGATCTGCTCCCTTTCTAGGACACGTTAAGTCATTGctgaagacacatttttttctcagtgccaTTCAATTCAGGATGAGAATGTTTTATCACAACAGATTTTACCTTTACTTTTGATAGACTTCTATGGGTTTTATTGAAAGAGTTTAGTATTAATTTAGTTACTTCATGatgttaaatttattttagaTCATGATTTGcgctgtattttattgtatttttctctatgaagcactttgttttaaatgtgctatacaaatactGTTGACTTAACTTGACCTGACGATACCCGCACATTGtaagaccaaaaacaaaacaaacaaaaaaaaaaaacttaaggcAGTGattatatattcatttttattcagcattaattatttaacttttttttattttctgacctcttaaaaatacaaatacaagttTTTACTGTCAATCAAGTGAAAATGTCTTtggcttcacaataaaagacatAGAAGGCCTCAACAGATACCCCTGTGCATACCTTCCTAAAATACAAACATTCTTCCTAATAGTGAAGGAAGATAAAAAGgtaacaaacaaccaaaactgaaaacatgagaTAAGGAATATGTACAAATGTTGCAGAAAGTCTTAGGTGCTACCATCTTTCCCAGTATCTCATTATATGTATGTCATTTTGGTTACATGCAGTGCACTGAGGTGGGCGGAGAGGAATACTAGTGGGTGTGTTTTTATCAACCCTGTGTTCAGGACCAAAAAAATGATATAGTGaagattttttaagacacagATATCACAACAAAAATCAGAAGTTTTCATTGCATTTCCTCTAATTATGCCCAGTCAATATCATACTTTCTTGAAAACAATAAAGGTAGATTAAAGGCAGCCTATTTAGATGATAACCAGTGTTGATACAAACTTAGCTCTGATACAGTTttacatataaaatatatattatgcaTTTTATATGGCTATAGTAAAATGCTTTGCGCCTTGCAATATTTCACCAGAATTTTAATTGAATCAAGCATGAAGAGGCTATCATTTGCTGTGTTCAATCACCCAGTTTTCTCTGACACTTCTCACGCAGAAGACAAATGTATCTTTGTTCACACTggaagcaacaaacacacacacacaaaaaaacttgCTTAGTTTATTTCACTGCCTATTTCAAGCGGGCATGCCATCGAATCTTGTTCTACCTAGTACTAATGTTACTAGCCAAAAGTTTTCTGCAGTGTTACTTCTTactcaaggttaaaaaaaaaaaaatgcagaatcaAGATTACACGACTTGAAATTGAAGACTGAAAATTTCTTCCTTCATCCTTATATTCTCCTCAAGCTTAACTAATCCATTTTTGCATTGCCTGAGGCAATTTTCAAACTCTTCGAGGACCTACTTTTTGATGCTCAATCTTGAAGTGGTTATGGCCAAATCAGCAAAGAACTTCTTCATATTTTTAGTATTCATGTACCAAAAGAGTTCATCAAAaccactatcatcatcatcatcatcatcatcatcatcatcatgagcTTCACTGCGTTCTGCCGATGGTTTCTTGGCTGTTAAAAAAGCCCAATTGTTAAAAGTGAAGTGAATAGGCTGACCCTTGCTTGTTTTAGGTAATGTGAGACATGAAGCACTGATATCCTCGAGAACTGGTGGCTCTTGGCCATCTGCAAATGTCACCATAGTCCAAATGTTCTCTGCCACATCTTTGCCAAAAATGGAGAGCATCAATTCAAACATATACAAACGTGTATATGAGGTTGATCGTTTTGGATCTGTTGCTCTGGtcacaaaacacagcacatcAATTTCACTGGCTAAATTACCAGAGGTGAAGAGCCGTCGCATCAGCTCTTCCAGCTCTGTGCTCGCGCCACACCAACACGTTATACCTAAGAGATCATTAGTAATACCACCCATTATTACTGGAAAGTCTGGAGTGTCAACTATGGTCAAGGAATATGGGATTTTAAATCCTTCTTGATGGTTGATTTTGTACACAGTGACTTCAGAAGTCTGGCTTTCAGCTTCTGATTTCAACTGACCCTCATCAATTAATCTGAATCTAAAATTGTCATTCCACTCCACACCAACAATGTAATTGATCATTCCATTGATCAGAGTGGACTTTTCTGATCCAGTTGATCCAAAAACCATTATTGTGAGATTTAACTTCAAGCTTTCTTCTCCAAAACTGTACCTTGTGCATCCACTTATATCCATATCTTCTTTCTTCAGAGGTAACTTGTAAACTGCGGGTGTTTCAGAATTGATAAGTTTGCTGGTACATCTGAGCAATTCTGCGAggtgcacttgtttttttgtccacacATTAACTGTATTGCTTTCTTTACTTCTACCAGCTACACAACAATCACATCTGACCCTGACAGCGTACTCTGTCTCTGGCTGAAGCCCAGATATGATGGCCTTTTCAACTTGCGAAACCATTTGGTTCCATTCAAGGTCTTCATGTTTCACCCCAGGAGCTGTTTTTGCATACTCTACAATGTAACTCAAAATGTTGACACCTTTGCCAATCTCAACAGGTTTCTCCCAGCTAACTGATATCTCTCTTGAATTTGGATCAACTTGAGGTTTTCCAGGAGGACTAGTGGGTAAGGTTGTAATGGGACCACTGATATCACTAGCTGGCCCTTTTCCAACTGAGCACACTGCTCTGCATCTGAACAAGTACTCTGTGTTAGGAGCCAGACTGGACACTGTGACTTCTCCAGCTTTTAATACAATCATTTGCTGCCAGTCATCTTCTCCACTGACACAGTACTCAACACAGTAGTGGGTGATGTTTTCTGCTCCGAATCCTGGTGGGGAAATCttcactgtcacactgttgTGGGTTGTGTCACTTACTGCTGGTTTTTCAGGCTTTGAAGGAGGTTCAAAGTTCTCAGGAGTGAAAGAACCCTCTTTATAAAGGTGAATGCTTGCTCCTTTTGCCCTCTCATTTGCTATACCTGCTGTCAGGAACTTAATGTTTTTCTGGTCTATGTTGGCCTCTGCAAAGCCATTGAAAAGCTTTGCTTTTTGCCTCACAGCATCCATCACCTCCTTTGGAAAGTACCACTGAGTCTTCTCTACATCATAAGTCTGATATGTAATTCTTTTAGGACTCTCTGGTTGGGGTGTTTCCTTTAAGTATTTTAATAAATCTGAGAGGTATGGTTCATCATCCTCCAATGAGGTGAaagcaaagcacacagcatgctcaGCACTGAGGATTTCTTGATCAAGTGCATATCGAGATGTGACAATCTTGGTGTTTTTCATCATGTCAGTGAGTGATTTTAagatgtttatttctctctctttacaacTCATCCACTCACtcaggtttttgttgttgaatggAGAAGAATGTCTCTTTTTCAACACCTCTGCAAGCAcagcctcctcttcccctcctccccggATTGATGGAAGTTTCTTTGCCAGGGTCCTCTGGAATTCCAGCTTGTACTCAGAGAGCAATTCTTTAAAGGTTTTTAGCTTTTTCCCAATCTGTGGGAATTGCTgggttgtgctgtttttcattgcatCATTGCATCTCATTTCTAACTCACTGAAGTCCTCCAGGATGCTCTGTGCCTCCATCACTAATCTAATACTTATCTGACGGACAAGTTGAGCTGCAGCAGAATCTAAAGTTTTCAAGGGCATCAGCCAGACCTTGACTGGCACGGCATTTTCTCCATTTGCTCCCAGTAATTTTGGAAGACTCTGGTAGACTTCTATTGCATCCTGAAAGGACACAGGATTCCTCTGAAGGTTAAAGTCACCATGGAATTTGCAGGAGAATCTTTGAACTTTTGAAATGTCTGTTTCACTCATTTGCAGGGAACCTTCACCCTCTATTGCAAGGAAGGGAATCTTTTTGATCATCACCTTCAGACTGCCCTCAATGTCTTGATGGTCCTCTTTTTCTGTTAACTCACggtgaaaaacaaagaaggCTTGTGCCCCATAAAGGATACCTGTGACTACATGTGTTGCCATTCctttatcaaaaatgtattgatgTTTCATATTGCCACTTCCAAGATGATTCATTGACAGTTCCTGAAACTtggttgtatttttgtatttgagtgTCACTCTGGCCTCGTTTTTGGAAATCTTACTGTCATTTAGGTATTTGGCAGACCCTTCAACCTCTATTAGTCCACCCAAGAAACTGGCCTTCAGGGAGGCTTGGACATTTAATGCTGAAGATTTGTCCTCAATCGATTCAGATGCAACTATCTCAAATTCACTGTTGGGTTGGGGTCTTTCTCGTATACCCTTTTCCAGCGCATCACGGTCCCATAAAGTCATACCTgcagagaaggaagaaaaagaagaagaaaaaacaatcaaGTTCTGACAACATTTTCTGTTAGAACTACATTTTGGCGAAAGAAGAGCAGAAATGGATAAGGTAAATCTATACTGCAACATATCCCAATTACAACAGAAATCGAAACAACTAAGATAAAAGACTTTGTACATATGGGAGAAGTATTGCTCCATATTTCATTTTCTACCAACAATTCAAATCACAATATTGAGAAAAACTGTTGAGATAGTTCAAGTCCATAAAACTCTGACCCCAGATGACTGTTCTTAGGAACGACCTATCAAACCAAGTGTTTAGAAAAGCAACAAAGGTTTTCATTACCTGGATTCTGACTAATTCGCTACTGCATGAGGCATCAAGGCACAACAGGTTTTACTTAAATATTACTGAGAAcgtctgacaacattatggagAACACACCCCTAACCCATTTTCAATAGACCATGTGTGGCTCAAAGGAGTGTGTTGGGGCCTTCTCTGTACATGGGGTTTTCTCTGTAAACAATTCCCCTGGGTAATATTATTCATTATCATAATGGGAACTTTCATAGCTACGTGGATGATGCACAACTGTATTTAcacagtttcccctcagggatcaatgaagtagttctgattctgattctggtaTGTATCTGTAAAATCATAGGatcaaatgtgcattttcagtGCTTAACTGtctaaatgataaaaaatgaacagatatatatttttttttcaa contains these protein-coding regions:
- the LOC115375365 gene encoding stonustoxin subunit alpha-like; this encodes MDPEANDTIELAALGRPFSLGMLYDCRRDLLVPGMTLWDRDALEKGIRERPQPNSEFEIVASESIEDKSSALNVQASLKASFLGGLIEVEGSAKYLNDSKISKNEARVTLKYKNTTKFQELSMNHLGSGNMKHQYIFDKGMATHVVTGILYGAQAFFVFHRELTEKEDHQDIEGSLKVMIKKIPFLAIEGEGSLQMSETDISKVQRFSCKFHGDFNLQRNPVSFQDAIEVYQSLPKLLGANGENAVPVKVWLMPLKTLDSAAAQLVRQISIRLVMEAQSILEDFSELEMRCNDAMKNSTTQQFPQIGKKLKTFKELLSEYKLEFQRTLAKKLPSIRGGGEEEAVLAEVLKKRHSSPFNNKNLSEWMSCKEREINILKSLTDMMKNTKIVTSRYALDQEILSAEHAVCFAFTSLEDDEPYLSDLLKYLKETPQPESPKRITYQTYDVEKTQWYFPKEVMDAVRQKAKLFNGFAEANIDQKNIKFLTAGIANERAKGASIHLYKEGSFTPENFEPPSKPEKPAVSDTTHNSVTVKISPPGFGAENITHYCVEYCVSGEDDWQQMIVLKAGEVTVSSLAPNTEYLFRCRAVCSVGKGPATFLAAVGGGLQVSFSELPLTAVVSVTIWKRDEEQQFKAVQTVGEGRGRAEERDGPGRGVAASGGGAEGEGYRTSNPGNKDQMGTAKKEGLKERTLEA